A single Brienomyrus brachyistius isolate T26 chromosome 11, BBRACH_0.4, whole genome shotgun sequence DNA region contains:
- the zdhhc1 gene encoding palmitoyltransferase ZDHHC1 — MDLCSRYPNRTAPVGEEGARRPDLPLCSRTNGWSWPPHPFQLLAWLLYAYFAVVGFGVFVPLLPPHWIPAGYICTGVIFVCHLFVHLTAVSIDPADGNVRAKSYKGPLPVFDRTKHAHVIENCHCYLCEVDVSPKSKHCSACNKCVASFDHHCRWLNNCVGSRNYWLFLYSVISALLGVFLVVLVASYVFIQFFLDPSTLRSDKHFEVSNGTVVWFVFLPVAPVSTTGPAIPALAGITVAIGLLSVLLLGHLLCFHMYLMWNRLSTYEYIVRQRHRQDPKGSAKHPSESNPAPPRSQPTKDVSYSGTMGYTNAEMDVEESVAAATRAGPEFCGNGRLRSLSTRTPEGERFPVAYAEHELNRHPQKHTQKRKKRKVCKVPAELDDDRPREYTSRPPSADAVEPDPCVVTLSQGLPFPAFPVRASLPPMAPVRAAGPPAEYHSDSAESLEEIPVVLARLGSAAPVGSRPPRTARSASAFHHISLPTTAVRHPTSPQPRPKRKAPPRRPTGQTLEMVAQEPAVFVSRSSGQSPCAWDGPSPRTGTPSA, encoded by the exons ATGGACCTCTGTAGTCGGTATCCCAACCGTACGGCCCCAGTGGGCGAGGAAGGGGCCCGCAGGCCGGATCTCCCCCTGTGCTCCCGCACCAATGGCTGGAgctggcccccccaccccttccagCTGTTGGCCTGGCTCCTGTATGCTTATTTTGCAGTGGTGGGCTTCGGCGTGTTTGTCCCCCTGCTGCCCCCGCACTGGATTCCTGCGGGCTACATC TGCACCGGCGTCATTTTTGTGTGTCACCTGTTCGTCCATCTGACTGCCGTGTCCATCGACCCGGCTGACGGCAACGTCCGGGCCAAGAGCTACAAAGGCCCCCTGCCCGTGTTTGACCGCACCAAGCATGCCCATGTCATCGAGAACTGCCACTGCTACCTCTGCGAAGTGGACGT GAGCCCCAAATCTAAACACTGTAGCGCTTGCAACAAGTGTGTGGCCAGTTTCGATCATCACTGTCGATGGCTCAACAACTGCGTAGGCAGCAGGAACTACTG GCTTTTCTTGTACAGTGTGATTTCTGCACTGCTGGGAGTGTTCCTGGTGGTACTCGTTGCCAGTTACGTATTTATTCAGTTCTTTTTGGATCCCTCCACGCTACGTTCCGACAAGCATTTCGAAG TGAGCAATGGGACCGTGGTGTGGTTTGTGTTCCTGCCCGTGGCCCCTGTTTCCACCACTGGTCCAGCCATCCCTGCCCTGGCTGGCATCACTGTGGCCATCGGCCTCCTCTCCGTCCTACTGCTCGGCCACCTTCTGTGCTTCCACATGTACCTCA TGTGGAACAGGCTGAGCACATATGAGTATATTGTCCGGCAACGGCATCGCCAGGACCCTAAGGGATCTGCCAAACACCCCTCTGAAAGCAACCCAGCACCACCCAGAAGCCAACCGACGAAG GATGTCAGCTATTCGGGAACGATGGGTTACACCAATGCCGAGATGGATGTGGAGGAGTCCGTTGCTGCGGCAACACGGGCAGGACCAGA GTTTTGCGGTAATGGCCGGTTGAGGAGTCTGTCCACCCGGACGCCGGAGGGTGAGCGTTTTCCTGTCGCCTACGCTGAACACGAACTGAACCGCCACCCCCAGAAACACACGCAG AAGAGGAAGAAACGGAAGGTGTGCAAGGTCCCTGCTGAGCTCGACGATGACCGACCCAGGGAGTACACCAGCAGACCCCCCTCTGCGGACGCTGTGGAGCCAG ACCCCTGCGTGGTCACCCTGAGCCAGGGCCTCCCCTTCCCCGCATTCCCTGTGCGGGCTTCCCTGCCCCCTATGGCCCCCGTGCGGGCGGCCGGCCCCCCTGCTGAATATCACTCTGACTCTGCAGAGTCTCTGGAGGAGATTCCCGTGGTTCTGGCACGACTGGGCAGCGCTGCCCCGGTGGGGTCCAGGCCCCCACGTACGGCCCGTTCTGCCTCGGCCTTCCACCACATCTCCCTCCCCACCACCGCCGTGCGGCACCCGACCTCCCCTCAGCCCAGGCCCAAGCGCAAGGCCCCCCCACGCAGGCCAACTGGCCAAACGCTGGAGATGGTAGCCCAGGAGCCTGCCGTGTTTGTCAGCCGGAGCAGCGGACAAAGCCCCTGCGCTTGGGATGGGCCCAGCCCCAGGACAGGTACCCCCTCAGCATAG